Proteins found in one Ischnura elegans chromosome 11, ioIscEleg1.1, whole genome shotgun sequence genomic segment:
- the LOC124167581 gene encoding lysosome-associated membrane glycoprotein 2-like has translation MSAKLYLIGLFCCALIVQGSSGDDTPAVDSQIKTTDGPETTAFPTTVIDDDEKKHDTTTSSTTTSSTEPPKTTPPTTSTSTTTTPSTTTPSTTTTSKTTTTATPPTTTSSPPTTSTPSTTTVSPPTTTAPPTPKPLPEPEVGSWVLSNSTTNLTCAIIHMALRIKIPYISTENQTQEWALLNLPKDANFTGICNDDSIKSNVSQVRLWWSNNTDYLDITFKRYNESKSFNITNLYLTQNVSEDAFPNNTMKGMVHYQGNGSGLFEVKTVPLGSSYRCSHKVSVNLTEVNASAPRNAILSFSKVQVQAFVNSTSGTFGGVYDCPGMDTSDIVPIAVGCALAGLVIGVLIAYLVGRRRSHARGYLSM, from the exons ATGTCTGCCAAATTGTATCTTATTGGATTGTTTTGCTGTGCTTTAATAGTACAAG GGTCATCTGGTGATGACACCCCCGCGGTTGACTCCCAGATCAAAACCACTGATGGACCAGAGACTACTGCTTTTCCCACGACCGTaattgatgatgatgagaaaaagCATGACACTACGACCTCGAGTACGACGACCAGCTCCACGGAACCTCCGAAAACCACCCCACCTACGACTAGTACCTCGACCACTACAACTCCGAGTACTACCACACCAAGTACAACTACTACCTCGAAGACAACCACTACTGCAACCCCACCAACAACTACGTCTAGTCCGCCAACTACATCTACACCGTCGACTACAACTGTTTCACCTCCAACGACAACCGCTCCGCCTACACCGAAGCCACTTCCTGAGCCAGAAGTAGGCTCATGGGTTTTGTCTAATTCAACAACAAATTTGACCTGTGCCATCATTCATATGGCCCTTCGTATCAAGATTCCGTACATTTCTACCGAGAACCAG ACACAAGAATGGGCCCTTCTGAATCTGCCCAAGGATGCCAACTTCACGGGCATATGCAATGATGACTCTATCAAGAGTAATGTCAGCCAGGTGAGACTCTGGTGGAGCAACAACACCGACTACCTGGACATCACTTTCAAGAGATACAATGAAAGCAAAAGCTTCAACATAACCAATCTGTATTTGACCCAGAACGTGTCTGAAGATGCCTTCCCCAACAACACAA TGAAGGGAATGGTTCATTACCAAGGTAATGGATCAGGACTCTTTGAAGTTAAGACGGTGCCATTAGGCAGCTCATATAGGTGCTCTCACAAGGTTAGCGTCAACCTGACTGAAGTGAATGCCTCTGCTCCAAGGAATGCCATCTTATCCTTCTCCAAAGTTCAAGTACAGGCCTTTGTGAACTCCACCAGTGGAACGTTTGGTGGAG TGTATGACTGCCCTGGAATGGATACTTCTGACATTGTTCCAATAGCAGTTGGATGTGCCCTCGCAGGATTGGTCATTGGTGTCCTGATTGCCTATCTGGTGGGAAGGAGGAGGTCTCATGCCCGTGGCTATCTGTCCATGTGA